One window of Xanthomonas sp. 10-10 genomic DNA carries:
- a CDS encoding peptidoglycan-binding domain-containing protein: MPRYTIVESVGRGVQHIHDYEDIERHHPTRGNERGRVYGTVNGEREELLGNYRGAATVSRDGDHYVSKDFVLQAGGVSSVPVPAIASGYIGRVDASDGIVQIYDKPASDPSREMIAQYRHLDLRNTQLETGARIEYGQSVGIQGGFNNGNPSAFGKHVHVDINTGYLPQADRYIRDISSGAITTDQRPQHAQPNLTGTAQVTDISGNGRTVAAPVGTAAVSAAPLADGVLRKDEHGPEVKALQERLNALGYTDAQGQALGTDGKFGDRTRQAVQAFQRDHQLSDDGIAGRDTFKALAGAQPRQADPAAAPQQPEAPARQPLVSDPAHPQHAMYQQAVGALEKLGPAGGFKDRKELEQAAGTLTHDASISGLTRIDHVTPNKAGNGLFAVEGRLDDPAHRRAYVDRDQAVQQTLEQSTQKLRQDLPAGIEQEPARETNRAMAM; the protein is encoded by the coding sequence ATGCCCAGATACACCATCGTCGAATCGGTCGGACGCGGCGTCCAGCATATCCACGACTACGAAGACATCGAGCGCCATCACCCCACGCGCGGCAACGAGCGAGGGCGCGTGTACGGCACCGTCAATGGCGAACGCGAGGAATTGCTCGGCAATTACAGGGGTGCGGCAACGGTGTCGCGCGATGGCGACCATTACGTGTCCAAGGATTTCGTGCTGCAGGCCGGTGGGGTCAGTAGTGTGCCGGTACCGGCCATCGCCAGCGGCTATATCGGGCGCGTGGATGCCAGCGACGGCATCGTGCAGATCTACGACAAGCCGGCTTCCGACCCGAGCCGTGAAATGATCGCCCAGTACCGGCATCTGGACCTGCGCAATACCCAGCTGGAAACCGGTGCACGCATCGAGTACGGGCAGTCGGTGGGCATCCAGGGCGGTTTCAACAACGGCAATCCCAGTGCGTTCGGCAAGCATGTGCATGTGGACATCAACACCGGCTATCTGCCGCAGGCCGACCGCTACATCCGCGACATCAGCAGCGGCGCGATCACCACCGATCAGCGTCCGCAACATGCCCAGCCCAATCTCACCGGCACCGCCCAGGTGACCGACATTTCGGGCAATGGCCGCACAGTCGCGGCGCCGGTTGGCACTGCGGCGGTGAGCGCCGCTCCACTGGCCGACGGCGTGCTGCGCAAGGACGAACATGGACCTGAGGTCAAAGCCCTGCAGGAACGCCTCAATGCGCTGGGCTATACCGATGCCCAGGGCCAGGCATTGGGCACCGACGGCAAATTTGGCGATCGCACCCGGCAGGCCGTGCAGGCATTCCAGCGCGATCACCAGCTGAGCGATGACGGCATCGCCGGCCGGGACACCTTCAAGGCGCTGGCCGGCGCCCAGCCACGCCAGGCCGACCCTGCCGCGGCCCCGCAGCAGCCTGAGGCGCCAGCACGCCAACCACTGGTGTCCGATCCGGCGCATCCGCAGCATGCGATGTACCAACAGGCAGTGGGCGCGCTGGAAAAGCTCGGTCCCGCAGGCGGGTTCAAGGACCGCAAGGAACTGGAGCAGGCCGCCGGCACCCTCACCCACGACGCCAGCATCAGTGGGCTGACCCGCATCGACCACGTCACCCCCAACAAGGCGGGCAATGGTCTGTTTGCGGTGGAAGGCAGACTGGACGACCCGGCGCACCGCCGCGCCTACGTCGACCGCGACCAGGCGGTGCAACAGACCCTTGAGCAATCCACGCAGAAACTGCGGCAGGATCTGCCGGCCGGCATCGAGCAGGAGCCTGCGCGCGAAACCAACCGCGCGATGGCGATGTAG
- a CDS encoding DUF779 domain-containing protein: protein MHGTITQNSLPLQVLATPAALQLIDTLRARHGDLLFHQSGGCCDGSSPMCFAVGDFIVGDRDVLLGEIGGAPFYISASQFDYWKHTQLIIDVVPGRGGMFSLENGEGVRFLVRSRLFGDDEFARLQQAGRA from the coding sequence ATGCACGGCACGATCACCCAGAACAGTTTGCCATTGCAGGTCTTGGCAACACCGGCGGCATTGCAGCTGATCGACACCCTGCGTGCGCGGCATGGCGATCTGCTGTTCCATCAATCCGGTGGTTGCTGCGATGGCTCGTCGCCGATGTGCTTTGCGGTCGGCGACTTCATCGTCGGCGATCGCGACGTGCTGCTGGGCGAGATCGGCGGTGCACCGTTCTATATCAGCGCGTCGCAATTCGACTACTGGAAGCACACCCAGCTGATCATCGATGTGGTGCCGGGCCGTGGTGGCATGTTCTCGCTGGAAAATGGCGAAGGCGTGCGTTTCCTGGTGCGGTCGCGGCTGTTTGGGGATGATGAATTCGCACGGTTGCAGCAGGCCGGCCGTGCGTAA
- a CDS encoding Ku protein: protein MARPIWTGTLSFGLLNVPVALMSGERKVDLHFRMLDSRDKKPIRFERVNADTGDEVPWKEIVKAFEYDKGSYVIVEEQDIRSASPESHETVEVETFVDAAEIDPRYFEKPYILVPGKKAEKGYVLLRETLRDTGKVGIAKVVIRTREYLAAVMPQGDALILLLLRYQQEVVDPQDFKLPAGAVGEYRITPKEQEMARQLIESMSGTWQPEDYHDEFRGKLEQILRKRIQAKGGTTKVDIEPPQHEDASTNVVDFMSLLQKSLQAKTRTPAKKSSAPAAGSAKKTAKTATRKAAKKATKKTIKKTAAKTAKTPASKAAPRRKAG from the coding sequence ATGGCCCGACCGATCTGGACCGGCACGCTGTCGTTCGGCCTGCTCAACGTGCCGGTAGCGTTGATGTCCGGCGAACGCAAGGTGGACCTGCATTTCCGCATGCTCGATTCGCGCGACAAGAAGCCGATCCGTTTCGAGCGCGTCAACGCCGACACCGGCGATGAAGTGCCGTGGAAGGAAATCGTCAAGGCGTTCGAGTACGACAAGGGCAGCTACGTCATTGTCGAAGAGCAGGACATCCGCTCGGCCTCGCCGGAAAGCCACGAGACGGTGGAAGTGGAAACCTTTGTGGATGCGGCCGAGATCGACCCGCGCTATTTCGAGAAGCCCTACATCCTGGTGCCGGGCAAGAAGGCCGAAAAAGGCTATGTGCTGCTGCGCGAAACGCTGCGCGACACCGGCAAGGTGGGGATTGCCAAGGTGGTCATCCGCACCCGCGAGTACCTGGCTGCGGTGATGCCGCAAGGCGATGCCCTGATCCTGCTGCTGCTGCGCTACCAGCAGGAAGTGGTGGACCCGCAGGACTTCAAGTTGCCGGCCGGCGCGGTGGGCGAGTACCGCATCACGCCCAAGGAACAGGAGATGGCCAGGCAGCTGATCGAGTCGATGTCCGGCACCTGGCAGCCGGAGGACTACCACGACGAATTCCGCGGCAAACTCGAGCAGATCCTGCGCAAGCGCATCCAGGCCAAGGGCGGCACCACCAAGGTGGATATCGAGCCGCCGCAGCACGAAGACGCCAGCACCAACGTGGTCGATTTCATGTCGTTGCTGCAGAAGAGCCTGCAGGCCAAGACGCGCACCCCGGCCAAGAAGAGCAGCGCGCCGGCGGCTGGGTCGGCCAAGAAGACCGCCAAGACCGCTACCAGGAAAGCGGCAAAAAAGGCCACCAAGAAGACCATCAAGAAGACCGCAGCCAAGACCGCCAAGACGCCGGCCAGCAAGGCGGCGCCACGCCGCAAGGCCGGATAG
- the ligD gene encoding DNA ligase D → MSLRDYNAKRRFDQTPEPAGDTPARASKQPIFVVQLHHASSRHYDFRLEVDGVLKSWAVPKGPSLRVGEKRLAVQVEDHPLSYASFEGDIPQGHYGAGHVDVFDHGQWHCEGDALAALDAGKLEFELQGTLLRGGFALVRTQMRGGKPQWLLFKRSDAYAADLDADALVAQQAAGAAAAAAPATRAKASRARHAPAAQASAKTTAAGKRARPARADSRQWRTRALALDGARDAPSPTELRAQLTLLREQAPEGERWLHEIKWDGYRLLADMVDGQVQLRSRNDQAWTQRFPDVVRAVQALPVRDARLDGELVVLDAKGRTDFSALQRALDGSAVQPLRYIVFDLLGVAGVDLRDTPLLQRKQLLHELLGDEPGTLAFSDHVIGHGPEVFAASAGTGWEGIVSKLADAPYRAGRSADWVKTKHADSDEFVVVGYTDPKGARSGFGALLMAQREGNTLRYVGRVGTGFDDALLAKISALLRALHSDTATLELPTHLPGRPRDVHWVRPVLIAEVAFRGWAKEGLLRQAAFKRLREDKPMSELGGDRAAPGKARAAGKRGAATAAAPARKTATRKTSRTTVDASTSTTSKRARSTASKTSATPTSKKAAASRSSVSKSTVFTSTASKSTSTDGITITHPERVVFPALGISKGDVAEYYRAVAPLVLAEIARRPLSLLRCPDGAGGDCFFQKHEGRHLGTHIKAIPLRQKSGTEDYIYVEDAAGLLELVQMNALELHPWGSRTDDAEHPDRLVFDLDPGDGVSWADVVAAARDIRAKLRSAGLESAVRLSGGKGLHVVVPIVPDAGWEQARDFCEAFAQALATQAPERYVATMSKAKRHGVIFVDWLRNGRGNTSVCSWSLRAREKATVAVPLRWEELGKISGPDAFPIDKAIHRARRQRVDPWAQVLAVKQRLPRA, encoded by the coding sequence ATGTCATTGCGCGACTACAACGCCAAGCGCCGCTTCGACCAGACCCCGGAGCCGGCCGGCGACACGCCTGCGCGTGCCAGCAAGCAGCCGATCTTCGTCGTGCAATTGCATCACGCCAGCTCGCGCCATTACGACTTCCGTCTGGAGGTCGACGGTGTGCTCAAGAGTTGGGCCGTGCCGAAGGGCCCTTCGTTGCGCGTTGGCGAAAAGCGGCTGGCGGTTCAGGTGGAGGATCACCCGCTGTCGTATGCCAGCTTCGAGGGCGATATTCCGCAGGGCCATTACGGCGCCGGGCATGTGGATGTGTTCGACCACGGACAGTGGCACTGCGAAGGCGATGCGTTGGCGGCGCTGGACGCGGGCAAACTGGAATTTGAATTGCAGGGCACGCTGCTGCGCGGCGGTTTTGCCTTGGTACGCACACAGATGCGCGGCGGCAAACCGCAATGGCTGCTGTTCAAGCGCAGCGATGCGTACGCGGCCGATCTGGATGCCGATGCGCTGGTGGCCCAGCAGGCCGCAGGCGCAGCGGCTGCGGCGGCGCCGGCAACCCGTGCCAAGGCCAGCCGGGCACGGCATGCGCCCGCGGCACAGGCGAGCGCCAAGACGACGGCGGCAGGCAAACGCGCACGTCCAGCGCGTGCGGACTCCAGGCAATGGCGGACCCGCGCCCTGGCGCTTGACGGGGCGCGCGATGCGCCAAGCCCAACCGAGCTTCGCGCGCAACTGACCTTGCTGCGCGAGCAGGCGCCGGAGGGCGAGCGCTGGTTGCACGAGATCAAGTGGGACGGCTATCGCCTGCTGGCCGACATGGTCGATGGCCAGGTGCAACTGCGCTCACGTAACGACCAGGCCTGGACACAGCGTTTTCCGGACGTGGTGCGCGCAGTGCAGGCCTTGCCGGTGCGCGATGCGCGCCTGGATGGCGAGCTGGTGGTGCTGGACGCCAAGGGACGCACCGACTTCTCGGCGCTGCAACGTGCGCTCGATGGCAGCGCCGTGCAGCCGCTGCGCTACATCGTGTTCGACCTGCTGGGCGTGGCCGGGGTGGATCTGCGCGATACCCCGTTGCTGCAACGCAAGCAATTGCTGCACGAGTTGCTGGGCGATGAGCCAGGCACGCTGGCGTTTAGCGACCATGTGATCGGCCACGGCCCGGAGGTGTTCGCGGCCAGCGCCGGCACCGGCTGGGAAGGCATCGTCAGCAAGCTCGCCGATGCGCCTTATCGCGCAGGACGCAGCGCCGATTGGGTCAAGACCAAGCACGCAGACAGCGACGAGTTCGTGGTGGTGGGCTACACCGATCCCAAGGGTGCGCGCAGTGGCTTTGGCGCCTTGCTGATGGCGCAACGCGAGGGCAACACGCTGCGCTATGTCGGGCGTGTGGGTACCGGCTTCGACGATGCCTTGCTGGCAAAGATCAGCGCGCTGCTGCGGGCGCTGCACAGCGACACCGCCACGCTGGAATTGCCGACGCACCTCCCGGGGCGGCCACGCGATGTGCATTGGGTCCGGCCGGTGCTGATCGCCGAGGTCGCCTTCCGCGGCTGGGCGAAGGAAGGCCTGCTGCGGCAGGCCGCGTTCAAGCGTCTACGCGAGGACAAACCCATGAGCGAGTTGGGCGGCGACCGCGCCGCACCGGGCAAGGCGCGTGCTGCAGGCAAACGTGGTGCGGCAACGGCCGCTGCGCCGGCGCGCAAGACGGCGACCAGGAAAACATCCAGAACGACAGTCGACGCCTCCACCAGCACCACCAGCAAACGCGCGCGTTCGACGGCATCGAAGACGAGCGCGACCCCGACCTCCAAAAAGGCGGCAGCGTCCAGGTCCAGCGTATCGAAATCCACGGTGTTCACGTCGACAGCGTCCAAATCCACGTCCACAGACGGCATCACCATCACCCATCCCGAACGCGTGGTGTTTCCCGCCCTGGGCATCAGCAAGGGCGATGTGGCCGAGTACTACCGGGCAGTGGCGCCGCTGGTGCTGGCGGAGATCGCGCGCCGCCCCTTGTCGCTGCTGCGCTGCCCCGATGGCGCCGGCGGCGACTGCTTCTTTCAGAAGCACGAAGGCCGCCACCTGGGCACGCATATCAAGGCGATTCCGCTGCGGCAGAAGAGCGGCACCGAGGATTACATCTACGTCGAAGATGCCGCCGGCCTGCTCGAGCTGGTGCAGATGAACGCGTTGGAGCTGCATCCGTGGGGATCGCGCACCGACGATGCGGAGCATCCGGACCGCCTGGTGTTCGACCTGGATCCCGGCGATGGGGTGTCCTGGGCCGACGTGGTGGCTGCCGCGCGCGACATCCGCGCCAAGCTGCGCAGTGCAGGCCTGGAGAGCGCGGTGCGCCTGTCCGGTGGCAAAGGCCTGCATGTCGTCGTGCCGATCGTGCCCGATGCGGGCTGGGAGCAGGCGCGCGATTTCTGCGAGGCATTTGCGCAGGCGCTGGCCACGCAAGCGCCGGAGCGCTACGTGGCCACCATGAGCAAGGCCAAGCGCCACGGCGTGATCTTCGTCGACTGGCTACGCAACGGCCGCGGCAACACCAGCGTGTGTTCGTGGTCGCTGCGCGCGCGCGAAAAAGCCACCGTCGCGGTGCCCTTGCGCTGGGAAGAACTCGGCAAGATCAGCGGGCCGGATGCGTTCCCGATCGACAAGGCCATCCACCGTGCCAGGCGCCAGCGCGTTGACCCGTGGGCGCAGGTGTTGGCGGTGAAGCAACGGTTGCCCAGGGCGTGA
- the lldD gene encoding FMN-dependent L-lactate dehydrogenase LldD, giving the protein MIISAASDYRAAAQARLPPFLFHYIDGGAYAEHTLRRNVSDLADIALRQRVLRNMSDLSLSTELFGETLAMPVALAPVGLTGMYARRGEVQAARAAAARGIPFTLSTVSVCPIEEVAPAIGRPMWFQLYVLKDRGFMRNALERAKAAGVTTLVFTVDMPTPGARYRDAHSGMSGHNASLRRMLQAVTHPRWAWDVGLLGKPHDLGNISAYRGSPTGLQDYIGWLGANFDPSIAWKDLEWIREFWTGPMVIKGILDPDDARDAVRFGADGIVVSNHGGRQLDGVLSSARALPAIADAVKGQLKILADSGIRSGLDVVRMLALGADAVLLGRAFVYALAAGGQAGVENLLGLIEKEMRVAMTLTGTHSIAEISSDALSRVTREAAVSA; this is encoded by the coding sequence ATGATCATCTCTGCCGCTTCCGATTACCGCGCCGCCGCCCAGGCGCGGCTGCCCCCCTTCCTGTTCCATTACATCGACGGAGGCGCCTACGCCGAGCACACGCTGCGGCGCAATGTCTCGGATCTGGCCGATATCGCGCTGCGCCAGCGGGTGTTGCGCAACATGTCCGACCTGAGCCTGAGCACCGAGCTGTTCGGCGAAACCCTGGCGATGCCGGTGGCCCTGGCGCCGGTGGGGCTGACCGGCATGTATGCGCGCCGTGGCGAAGTGCAGGCGGCGCGCGCCGCGGCCGCGCGCGGAATCCCGTTTACGTTGTCCACGGTGTCGGTGTGCCCGATCGAGGAAGTGGCGCCGGCCATCGGCCGGCCGATGTGGTTCCAGCTGTACGTGCTCAAGGACCGCGGTTTCATGCGCAATGCGCTGGAGCGCGCCAAGGCGGCCGGCGTCACCACGCTGGTGTTCACCGTGGACATGCCCACGCCGGGCGCGCGTTACCGCGATGCGCACTCGGGCATGAGCGGGCACAATGCATCGCTGCGGCGCATGCTGCAGGCGGTGACGCATCCGCGCTGGGCGTGGGACGTGGGCCTGCTCGGCAAACCGCACGATCTGGGCAACATCTCGGCCTATCGCGGCAGCCCCACCGGCCTGCAGGACTACATCGGCTGGCTGGGCGCCAACTTCGACCCGTCCATCGCCTGGAAGGACCTGGAATGGATCCGCGAGTTCTGGACCGGGCCGATGGTGATCAAGGGCATCCTCGACCCGGACGACGCGCGCGATGCGGTGCGCTTCGGCGCCGACGGCATCGTGGTGTCCAACCACGGCGGGCGCCAGCTCGATGGCGTGCTGTCCAGCGCACGCGCGTTGCCGGCCATTGCCGATGCGGTGAAGGGGCAGCTGAAGATCCTGGCCGACTCGGGCATCCGCAGCGGGTTGGACGTGGTGCGCATGCTGGCGCTCGGTGCCGATGCGGTCTTGCTGGGCCGCGCCTTCGTCTACGCGCTGGCGGCAGGCGGGCAGGCCGGCGTGGAAAACCTGCTGGGCTTGATCGAAAAGGAAATGCGCGTGGCGATGACGCTGACCGGCACCCACTCGATTGCCGAGATCAGCAGCGATGCGTTGAGCCGGGTGACGCGCGAGGCCGCGGTCTCGGCGTAG
- a CDS encoding serine hydrolase domain-containing protein, producing MDAAGIVGLGAAIIRDRKVVWTGGIGFADRARGTPFTPDTVMSIGSISKTVTGVALMQAVQDGKLALDADINTYLPFAVRNPQFPDVPITLRQLATHTSSLTDRWEVYRDTYRWQGMPVAPLGEFLRGYLAPGGCDYRAQNYLQLKPGTHREYSNIGAGLVGYIVARAVGQSLERYTHTRIFAPLGMQHTAWHAADLPAAAQATLYVSQFGVSVPIPPYELTTYPDGGVRTSVNDLSRLFIALLDGGQYQGVRILDATTTAQMLRFQYTAANKPDNIALNEKNSGIFWSTKYNVTRIGHGGSDPGVHTEMLSDLAHDNAVVLISNTSLDSSDAKVNAQLFDDLWSYALQLRQQATTGTEPMPAVHSPPVR from the coding sequence ATGGACGCCGCCGGCATCGTCGGCCTGGGCGCGGCGATCATCCGCGACCGCAAGGTGGTCTGGACCGGCGGTATCGGTTTTGCCGACCGCGCACGCGGCACGCCGTTCACGCCCGACACCGTCATGAGCATCGGCTCGATCAGCAAGACCGTGACCGGCGTGGCGCTGATGCAGGCGGTGCAGGACGGCAAGCTGGCGCTGGATGCGGACATCAACACCTACCTACCGTTCGCGGTGCGCAACCCGCAGTTTCCGGACGTGCCGATCACCTTGCGGCAACTGGCCACGCATACGTCCAGCCTGACCGACCGCTGGGAGGTCTACCGCGACACCTATCGCTGGCAAGGCATGCCGGTCGCGCCGTTGGGCGAGTTCCTGCGCGGCTATCTGGCGCCCGGCGGGTGCGACTACCGGGCGCAGAACTATCTGCAGCTCAAACCCGGCACGCATCGCGAGTACTCCAACATCGGCGCCGGCCTGGTGGGCTACATCGTTGCGCGTGCGGTGGGCCAGTCGCTGGAGCGCTACACGCACACGCGCATCTTCGCGCCGCTGGGCATGCAGCACACCGCCTGGCATGCCGCCGATCTGCCGGCCGCCGCACAGGCCACGCTGTATGTGAGCCAGTTCGGCGTGAGCGTACCGATCCCGCCGTACGAGCTGACCACCTATCCCGATGGCGGCGTGCGCACCAGCGTCAACGACCTCTCCAGGCTGTTCATCGCCTTGCTCGATGGCGGCCAGTACCAGGGCGTGCGCATCCTGGACGCCACCACCACCGCGCAGATGCTGCGTTTCCAGTACACCGCCGCCAACAAGCCCGACAACATCGCCTTGAACGAGAAGAACTCCGGCATCTTCTGGTCCACCAAGTACAACGTCACCCGCATCGGCCACGGCGGCTCGGACCCGGGCGTGCACACCGAGATGCTGTCGGACCTGGCGCACGACAATGCGGTGGTGCTGATCAGCAACACCTCGCTCGATAGCAGCGATGCCAAGGTCAATGCGCAGCTGTTCGACGATCTATGGAGCTACGCGCTGCAGCTCAGGCAACAGGCCACGACCGGCACCGAACCCATGCCGGCCGTGCACTCGCCACCGGTCCGCTGA
- a CDS encoding carotenoid oxygenase family protein codes for MHRRRFLQSLLAATGSAALGGFGMRSLPARAAEAAAFQAQLQRTPWLLGWRSVVSPTLGPATATLHGALPEGLAGSLYRNGPAWTERAGFRYEHWFDGDGMVHRWWLGGGQVRHLGRMVATHKFTREQQAGRFLYRAAGTSVPDMQPGRNNDDTNTANTSVTMLNGRLFALWEAGSAIELDPDALDTLGPVTWREDLAAMPFSAHPLTDHDGSVWNVGSISVVGSTGVVLWHLGADATLRNVQLLHTDAPAYLHSFAMTDRHLILVMAPYQRLDGDGAFFEQLRFTPDAPCRIAVVPKDALDQPRWFEADFAVAYHFADAYAQQDRIVVRAIVHTDPEEARSPMRAAMRGDPQAAPAPVQLRSLHLDLANGRAHWQVHPVDNLELPLFDHRSPRTQGARLYAPCIDGPNQSPFLNAVAGYDLERDSRQVHRYGPHVLAEEHVFVARPGSTRPDQGWLVGTVLDTQRARTGLMVLDAQHIDAGPIAQAWLPYAIPLGFHGHFVAAA; via the coding sequence ATGCACCGCCGCCGCTTCCTGCAATCGTTACTGGCCGCCACCGGCAGTGCTGCGCTGGGCGGCTTTGGCATGCGCAGCCTGCCTGCACGCGCCGCGGAAGCTGCCGCATTCCAGGCCCAGTTGCAGCGCACGCCGTGGCTGCTGGGCTGGCGTAGCGTGGTCAGCCCCACCCTGGGGCCGGCCACCGCAACGCTCCACGGCGCATTGCCCGAAGGCCTGGCAGGCAGCCTGTATCGCAATGGCCCGGCCTGGACCGAGCGCGCCGGGTTCCGCTACGAACACTGGTTCGATGGCGACGGCATGGTGCACCGCTGGTGGCTGGGCGGCGGCCAGGTGCGGCACCTTGGGCGCATGGTGGCCACCCACAAGTTCACCCGGGAGCAGCAGGCCGGGCGCTTTCTCTATCGCGCTGCCGGCACCTCCGTGCCGGACATGCAGCCCGGCCGCAACAACGACGATACCAACACCGCCAACACCTCGGTGACGATGCTCAATGGCCGCCTGTTCGCGCTGTGGGAGGCCGGTTCTGCGATCGAACTGGACCCCGATGCGCTGGACACCCTCGGCCCGGTCACCTGGCGCGAGGATCTGGCCGCAATGCCGTTTTCCGCGCACCCGTTGACCGACCACGACGGCAGCGTGTGGAACGTCGGCTCGATCAGCGTGGTCGGCTCCACCGGCGTGGTGCTCTGGCACCTGGGCGCCGACGCCACGTTGCGCAACGTGCAGTTGCTGCACACCGACGCGCCTGCCTACCTGCACAGCTTTGCGATGACCGACCGCCATCTGATCCTGGTGATGGCACCGTATCAGCGTCTGGACGGCGACGGTGCGTTCTTCGAGCAACTGCGCTTCACCCCGGATGCCCCATGCCGGATTGCGGTGGTGCCCAAGGATGCGCTGGACCAACCGCGCTGGTTCGAGGCCGACTTTGCGGTGGCCTATCACTTTGCCGATGCCTATGCGCAGCAGGACCGCATCGTGGTGCGCGCCATCGTGCACACCGATCCGGAAGAAGCCCGCTCGCCGATGCGCGCAGCCATGCGCGGCGACCCACAGGCCGCGCCGGCACCAGTGCAATTACGCAGCCTGCATCTGGACCTGGCCAATGGCCGCGCGCACTGGCAGGTGCATCCGGTGGACAACCTGGAATTGCCGCTGTTCGACCACCGCAGCCCGCGCACGCAGGGCGCGCGCCTGTACGCGCCGTGCATCGATGGCCCGAACCAGTCGCCGTTTCTCAATGCCGTGGCCGGCTACGACCTGGAACGCGACAGCCGCCAGGTGCATCGCTACGGCCCGCATGTGCTGGCCGAGGAACATGTGTTCGTCGCCAGGCCCGGCAGCACGCGCCCGGACCAGGGCTGGCTGGTGGGCACGGTGCTCGACACCCAGCGCGCACGCACCGGGTTGATGGTGCTGGACGCACAGCACATCGATGCCGGGCCGATTGCACAGGCATGGCTGCCTTATGCGATTCCGCTGGGATTCCATGGGCATTTTGTGGCGGCTGCATAA
- a CDS encoding DUF2141 domain-containing protein — protein MLARTYAAVALAGLLGSAAANAADLDVGVSGLRSQQGKLRVAVIASAAQFNSAQPPVQAQTVPITSATPHIQFKNLAPGRYAVMINHDENSNGKLDTNLIGMPVEGYGFSNNPTGMRKPDFDEIVFDLPAAGKRISVQMR, from the coding sequence ATGCTTGCCCGCACTTATGCCGCTGTCGCCCTCGCCGGACTGCTTGGCAGCGCTGCCGCCAACGCCGCCGATCTGGACGTGGGCGTCAGCGGCCTGCGCTCGCAGCAAGGCAAGCTGCGCGTTGCGGTGATCGCCTCGGCCGCGCAGTTCAACAGCGCACAGCCGCCGGTGCAGGCGCAAACGGTGCCGATCACCAGCGCTACGCCGCACATCCAGTTCAAGAATCTTGCCCCCGGACGCTACGCGGTGATGATCAATCACGACGAGAACAGCAACGGCAAGCTGGACACCAACCTGATCGGCATGCCGGTGGAAGGCTACGGCTTCAGCAACAACCCCACCGGCATGCGCAAACCCGACTTCGACGAGATCGTTTTCGATCTGCCCGCTGCCGGCAAACGCATCAGCGTGCAGATGCGCTGA
- a CDS encoding PEMT/PEM2 methyltransferase family protein gives MSASSLFLALNLIWAGHEVLLSRRRRASDGGAHDQGTLQQLWRVLSVALAIAVALAYSGLALRVWAIQVLARWFTVDVTIQPDQQLVRSGPYRWLRHPSYTGALMAFYGLALGMGNALSVAAIVVPVTLVFLHRIRIEEAALQRACPVAYPAYAAQSRRLLPLVW, from the coding sequence ATGTCTGCTTCCAGTCTGTTTCTCGCACTCAATCTGATCTGGGCTGGCCATGAAGTGCTGCTCAGCCGCCGTCGCCGCGCCAGCGATGGCGGCGCGCACGATCAGGGCACGCTGCAGCAGCTGTGGCGGGTGCTGTCTGTGGCGCTGGCCATTGCGGTGGCGCTGGCCTATAGCGGGCTGGCGTTGCGCGTGTGGGCCATCCAGGTGCTGGCACGCTGGTTCACGGTGGATGTGACCATCCAGCCAGACCAGCAACTGGTGCGCAGCGGCCCATACCGCTGGCTGCGTCACCCGTCCTATACCGGTGCGCTGATGGCCTTCTACGGGCTGGCGCTGGGCATGGGTAACGCGTTGTCGGTGGCGGCGATCGTGGTGCCGGTGACGTTGGTCTTCCTGCACCGCATTCGGATCGAAGAGGCCGCACTGCAGCGTGCGTGTCCGGTGGCCTACCCGGCCTATGCCGCGCAGAGCCGGCGCCTGCTGCCGCTGGTGTGGTGA